Proteins from one Setaria italica strain Yugu1 chromosome V, Setaria_italica_v2.0, whole genome shotgun sequence genomic window:
- the LOC101773804 gene encoding 17.5 kDa class II heat shock protein produces the protein MDARMFGLETPLMAALQHLLDVPDGDAGAGGDKAGAAAGGGPTRTYVRDARAMAATPADVKELPSSYAFVVDMPGLGTGDIKVQVEDERVLVISGERRREEREDAKYLRMERRMGKFMRKFVLPDNADMDKISAVCKDGVLTVTVEKLPPPEPKKPKTIEVKVA, from the coding sequence ATGGACGCGAGGATGTTCGGGCTGGAGACTCCCCTGATGGCGGCGCTGCAGCACCTGCTGGACGtccccgacggcgacgccggcgcgggcggcgacaaggccggcgccgcggcgggcggcggccccaCGCGCACCTACGTCCGTGACGCGCGCGCCATGGCGGCGACCCCTGCCGACGTGAAGGAGCTGCCCAGCTCGTATGCGTTCGTGGTGGACATGCCGGGGCTGGGCACGGGCGACATCAAGGTGCAGGTGGAGGACGAGCGGGTGCTGGTGatcagcggcgagcggcggcgggaggagcgcgaggacgcCAAGTACCTGCGCATGGAGCGCCGGATGGGCAAGTTCATGCGCAAGTTCGTGCTCCCGGATAATGCCGACATGGACAAGATCTCTGCCGTGTGCAAGGACGGCGTACTGACTGTGACCGTGGagaagctgccgccgccggagcccaaGAAGCCCAAGACCATCGAGGTCAAGGTCGCCTGA
- the LOC101772568 gene encoding post-GPI attachment to proteins factor 3, protein MGGGAWVVRLASLLALGLVLGSVEASLGDIDPRYRTCVKECQTTGIIGENIISHCQNKENDTSVGGSWYNQEQIYIQWKQLSCRTDCRYFCMMQREGERQSLGLNPVKYHGKWPFLRISVFQEPLSAALSAINLLMHFTGWLSFFLLVKYKLPLRPQTKRTYYEYTSLWHIYAILSMNAWFWSSIFHTRDIDLTEKLDYSSAVALLGYSLILSLLRAFNVKDEATRVMFAAPILAFVTTHILYLNFYELDYGWNMKVCVVMAVVQLLTWAIWAGVTRHPSRLKLWTVVFGGALAMLLELYDFPPYMGYADAHSLWHASTIPLTYLWWSFIKDDAEFRTSTLIKKAK, encoded by the exons AACTTGCGTGAAGGAGTGTCAAACTACAGGCATTATTGGGGAGAATATCATCAGCCACTGCCAGAACAAAGAGAATGACACATCTGTTGGAGGTTCTTGGTACAACCAGGAGCAAATCTACATTCAGTGGAAACAGCTGAGCTGTCGGACAGACTGTCGTTACTTTTGCATGATGCAGAGAGAAGGTGAACGCCAGTCGCTTGGTCTGAACCCTGTTAAATATCATGGAAAATGGCCGTTCTTACGTATTTCTGTCTTCCAG GAACCTCTTTCAGCTGCACTATCTGCCATCAACCTATTGATGCATTTCACTGGCTGGCTTTCATTTTTCCTTCTAGTGAAGTACAAATTGCCCCTTAGACCCCAGACCAAGAGAACTTATTATGAATACACTAGCTTATGGCATATCTATGCAATCTTATCAATGAATGCATGGTTCTGGAGCTCTATCTTCCACACTAG AGATATCGACTTGACTGAGAAACTGGACTACTCTTCAGCTGTTGCCCTGCTTGGGTACTCTTTAATCCTTTCACTGCTAAGGGCTTTCAATGTCAAGGATGAGGCTACCAGGGTGATGTTTGCAGCCCCTATTTTGGCGTTTGTTACAACACACATCCTGTATCTTAACTTCTACGAGCTTGACTATG GGTGGAACATGAAAGTTTGTGTGGTGATGGCTGTGGTTCAACTTCTGACATGGGCAATCTGGGCTGGTGTAACCCGACATCCATCACGACTCAAACTTTGGACAGTTGTTTTTGGTGGAGCGCTGGCtatgcttcttgagctctacgaCTTTCCGCCGTACATGGGCTATGCTGATGCCCACTCACTATGGCATGCGAGTACCATTCCACTCACATATCTCTGGTGGAGCTTCATTAAGGATGATGCTGAATTCCGTACCTCAACTCTTATCAAGAAGGCGAAGTAG
- the LOC101772975 gene encoding polynucleotide 5'-hydroxyl-kinase NOL9: MAGARATPTRTPPRPSSPAPRTEAVVPPDWASAVTLVSSDPTPPVVVVCGPKNSGKSTFSRILLNALLPRYGKVGYLDTDVGQPEFAPPGCLSFHVVEEAIADLLNPTLREAERCCFFGDISSKRDPEAYLNCLFHLYDCFVGKYRCNENEMVPLIVNTPGWVKGAGFDMLVEMLRYICPTIVVQIRITMESKNLPDGMFWLDGEQTGPKMININAAFRDASNRSLLIMKDSCATRERQLVEYLKRCFPSNISLSTNKELAYALASLPPYQVPFSDVTVMHLHHEVPAGEIWRCLNATIVGLAVSSASEATRSTPYCVGLGIIRGVDVQKGLLYVITPVPLERLQSVDLLQQGFIEIPTSLLQVRGYVSPYMSTNVLHKISERDLYAGDG; this comes from the exons ATGGCCGGCGCCcgcgcgacgccgacgcggaCACCGCCGCGCCCCTCTTCGCCGGCGCCCCGTACCGAGGCGGTGGTCCCGCCGGACTGGGCCTCCGCTGTGACGCTCGTCTCCTCCGACCCCACGCCTCCGGTCGTCGTCGTGTGCGGGCCCAAGAACAGCGGCAAATCCACCTTCTCTCGCATCCTCCTCAACGCGCTGCTCCCCAG GTACGGGAAGGTTGGTTATCTGGACACCGACGTGGGGCAGCCGGAGTTCGCGCCCCCGGGATGCCTCTCGTTCCACGTCGTCGAGGAAGCTATAGCAG ATTTGCTGAACCCAACTCTACGGGAAGCTGAAAG GTGCTGCTTCTTTGGTGACATTTCTTCGAAAAGAGATCCAGAAGCATATCTGAATTGCCTATTCCATTTGTACGATTGCTTCGTTGGAAAATATCGGTGCAACGAGAATGAAATGGTGCCTCTAATTGTCAACACTCCTGGCTGGGTAAAAG GTGCTGGTTTTGATATGCTTGTAGAGATGCTAAGATATATCTGCCCCACAATTGTTGTTCAGATACGCATCACAATGGAGAGCAAGAATCTCCCTGATGGAATGTTTTGGCTAGATGGTGAGCAAACAGGGCCTAAGATGATTAACATCAACGCTGCATTTCGTGATGCCTCGAATAGATC GTTGTTAATTATGAAAGATTCCTGTGCGACGCGTGAACGTCAGCTTGTAGAGTACTTGAAGCGATGTTTTCCAAGCAACATATCTCTATCAACTAATAAGGAACTTGCGTATGCCCTAGCTTCACTTCCACCTTATCAAGTACCATTTTCAGATGTTACAGTTATGCATCTTCATCACGAG GTACCTGCTGGTGAGATATGGCGTTGTCTGAACGCAACAATAGTTGGTTTGGCAGTTTCCAGTGCATCTGAGGCCACAAGATCAACCCCTTACTGCGTTGGGCTAG GCATCATAAGAGGCGTTGACGTTCAAAAAGGCCTGTTATATGTAATAACTCCTGTCCCTCTCGAACGTCTGCAAAGTGTAGATCTCTTGCAGCAGGGATTCATTGAGATACCAACTAGTCTTTTGCAG GTCCGCGGATATGTGTCTCCATACATGTCGACAAATGTACTGCACAAGATATCAGAAAGGGATTTGTATGCTGGTGATGGTTAG
- the LOC101773385 gene encoding 17.5 kDa class II heat shock protein, whose translation MDARMFGLETPLMAALQHLLDVPDGDAGAGGDKAGAAAGGPTRTYVRDARAMAATPADVKELPGSYAFVVDMPGLGTGDIKVQVEDERVLVISGERRREEREDAKYLRMERRMGKFMRKFVIPDNADMDKISAVCKDGVLTVTVEKLPPPEPKKPKTIEVKIA comes from the coding sequence ATGGACGCGAGGATGTTCGGGCTGGAGACTCCCCTGATGGCGGCGCTGCAGCACCTGCTGGACGTtcccgacggcgacgccggcgcgggcggcgacaAGGCTggcgcagcggcgggcggccccACGCGCACCTACGTCCGCGACGCACGCGCCATGGCGGCGACCCCGGCCGACGTGAAGGAGCTCCCGGGGTCCTACGCGTTCGTGGTGGACATGCCGGGGCTGGGCACGGGCGACATCAAGGTGCAGGTGGAGGACGAGCGGGTGCTGGTGatcagcggcgagcggcggcgggaggagcgcgaggacgcCAAGTACCTGCGCATGGAGCGCCGGATGGGCAAGTTCATGCGCAAGTTCGTGATCCCGGACAACGCCGACATGGACAAGATCTCCGCCGTGTGCAAGGACGGCGTGCTGACGGTGACCGTGGagaagctgccgccgccggagcccaaGAAGCCCAAGACCATCGAGGTCAAGATCGCCTGA